The Salinirubellus salinus genome segment GGCCGGCACGGGAGTCAGGGACAGTCCTGGCTCCCGAAGGACCGGGCCTCCGGACCCTGCCGGACGAGTTCGACCGCCCCCGAACCGAGGTTCACCAGCGCCACCTGCCCGCCGTAGCCGTGTGTCTGGTCGTGGCCGCGGACGACCACGCAGGACACGCCGTCCGGAATCTCGTAGGTGTCGGAGCGAGTGAACTCGCGGGTGCCGTGGGGGTGGGTCAACTCGCGCCGGCCGAGACGGGTCCCGTCGAGTCGTTCGACCTGCCACCAGTTCGCGTAGCCCTGCTCGCCGTCGTCGTCGTGGTGGAGGGTGACGTCGAAGGTGACTGCAGCGCCCGAGCGGGAGAACTCGACGCTCGTGACGTTCGCCTCGCGCAGGTCCAGTTCACCCTCCGGCGACGGGTCGGCGGCGGTGCTGGGTGTGCCCGGCGTCGACTCCACTGTGGGCGTCGCCCCGTCGTCGACCGTGGCCGTCCCGGTGGGCGTGGCTGTCGGCGTCCCGGAGCCGTCGACACCGCCGCCGTCACCGGGGGCGGTACAGCCGGCGACCGCGATGGCGAGGCCGGCCAGGAGACCACGGCGAGTCGTGCGCATACCGACCCGTCGGCCCGGGAGCGCTTCGTTCCTTCGCGGACGTGCGCTCGGCGGGGACAGTCACGAGTCCGAGCGAGCGCCAAGGTGGAGTTATGGTATCTGGGGTGAACACGGGCCATGGCTCTCAGAGGCGTCCCACGGCTCGTCGGTGGACTGCTGTTCCAGTCGGCGACGAACGACGCGGAGCGACACTGGCGGGCCGTCACCCGGAACACGAAGCGGGTCCTCGGCCGACCGGTCAGGACGACGCTCTCGGCGGTGTTCGTGTTCGGGATGGCGTGTCTGCTCTACGTCGTCGCCTACCGAAACGAGGCGGCGCTCGCCGCGATGGACGCCACCGGCGGCGAGCTGACGTTCTCGCTGTTCCTCTCCCTGCTCCCCTCGCCGCTCCTGCTGGTGCCGGCGTTCGTCGCCTTCTGGATACTGACCGTGTTCGCGCTGATCAGTTCCGGCGTCGAACGCGACCTCGGACACCACTACCGCTGAGAAGTGGAACGTTCGGGCGGTTCTACAGGTCCTCGTAGAGCGGGTAGACCTCGCAGAGTTCGCTGACCTCGTCGCTCACCTCGGCGATGACGTCCTCGTCGTCGACGTTGTCCACGACGCGGTAGATGAGGTCGCCCACCTGTCGGATGGCGGCCTCGCCCATGCCGCGCGTGGTGAGCGCGGGGGTGCCGGCACGGATACCCGAGGGGTCGAACGGCGAGCGCGTCTCGGCCGGGACGGTGTTCGCGTTCAGGACGATACCGGCCTCGGCCAGCGCGTCCTCCGCCTCGCCGCCGGTGAGGTCCGGGTGGCTCTCGCGCAGGTCGACGAGGACGAGGTGGGTGTCGGTGCCCTCGGAGACCAGCGAGAGGCCGTGGCTCGCGAGCGTCTCGCCGAGCGTCTCGGCGTTGTCGACGACCTGCTGGGCGTAGGTCTCGAACTCCGGTTCGAGCGCCTCGGCGAAGCCGACGGCCTTGCCCGCGACGTTGTGCATCAGCGGACCGCCCTGCGCCCCGGGGAAGACGGCGCCGTCGATCTCACTCGCGTACTCCTCGTCGCACATGATGATGCCGCCGCGGCCCGCACGGATGGTCTTGTGTGTAGAGCCGGTGACGAAGTCGGCGACACCGACAGGCGACTGGTGGACACCTGCGGCGACGAGGCCGGTGATGTGCGCGATGTCGGCGAGGTGGTACGCGCCGACGGCGTCGGCGGCCGCCTGGACCCGCTCGAACTCGACCTCTCGCGGGTACGCGGAGAACCCGGAAACGATGATGTCTGGCTCGAACGCCTCGGCGTGTTCGTGGAGGCCATCGTAGTCGATGTAGCCGGTCTCGGCGTTCACCTCGTACTGCTCGACCTCGAACAGCTGGCCCGCGAAGTTCGCGGGGTGGCCGTGCGAGAGGTGGCCACCGTGGTTCAGGTCGAGCGAGAGAATCTTGTCGCCGGGGTCGAGCACCGCGAGGTAGACACCCATGTTCGCCTGCGTGCCGGAGTGGGGCTGGACGTTGACGTGCTCGGCGCCCCAGAGTTCCTTCGCGCGCTCGATGGCGAGTTCCTCGACCTCGTCGGCGTACTCACAGCCGGCGTAGTAGCGCTTCCCGGGGTAGCCCTCGGCGTACTTGTTCGTCAGCGTCGAGCCCTGCGCCTCGAGGACGGCGGGCGAGACGTGGTTCTCGCTGGCGATCATCGCGAGGGTGTCGCGCTGTCGGTTCAGTTCGCCCGTCAGGGCGTCGGCGACGGCGGCGTCCGCTTCGCGGACGCGTGAGTACGGTGAGTCGCTCGGCATGTCTCGGGGTGCGGGAGGGACGGGCAAGTAGCTTCCCGTCCGCGGCAAAGCGGACGGGGGCGTGAGAGCGGCTATCATAAATCACCCGCTGACGACGGCCGCAGGTATATGTGACAGGTACCGGTATCCTCACGCGAATGGTAGAGTGGGCCACGTCGTCGAAGGGCGTGCGCGTGTTCGGGCACGAGGGGTCGGTCGCGATCGAGGCGGACGACTGGCAGTCCGGACGGACCAGCGGTGCACTCCCGGAGCCGGTCGACGCCACCGTCAGCGGCTCGGCCAGTCGCCTCGCGCTCCCCGCCGTCGCCGACGTCCTCGGGCCCGACGGCCCACTCTCGCGCACCACGCCGACCCGCCTGCCGGAAGGAGAGTACCTCGTCCGCCTCGACACGCCCGTCGAGACGCTCCTCCGGTTCCGGGGACCCGCCCACCTCTCGACGGCCGGCGACCGCCTCGTGGTCGACTTCGACGGCCACGGTGACGTGACCGTCGGCATCCACGAGGAGGGACACCGCCCGCCGACGGTTCGCGTTCCAGCCACCCCCGCTGGCGTCGCAGCTGCCGTCACCACCGCAGGTCGGACCGCCGGCCCGACCGGCCCGGAACGGTCCCACCCGGCCGCGCGAGCGCACCCGCCGCTGGTCACCTTCGGCGACCCACACGTCCCCGCGTCCGTCCCGAGCGACCCCGTCTCGAACGTCGAGCTGTCGGTCCCGGCGGACTACGCCTCGCTGTTCGCCGCCGCCCCGTTGGCGTACTACCTCGGCGCCGAGGTGACCGTCGGTGCAGCGCGGCCCACGCTCCGACTCACCGGCACCGACACCGTCCGGTCGTTCCCCCGCGGGTCGGCGTTCGCCGACGCTGCCGCTCGACTCCTGCGCCGCGTGTTCTTCCTCGACTGCTACGCCCGCGAGACGCCGGGGGAGGAGCAGCTACGCCCACCGGGTGAACTCCCACTCGACCTCGACCGGTACGCGGACCGCTCGATGGCAGACCGGGTCGCGGCCGCGCTGGCGTTCCCCGAGGTCGACGCCGTCCTGCCCGAGTGGCACCTGACGACCTACGTCGAACCGACCGGGGAGCACGCCCGTGCGCTCCCGTACCTGCTGGACCGGTTGAGCCTCTGTCACCCGCCGTCGGCCTCCGACATGGACGGGCAGGCGCTCCTCGAACGGACCCTCGACGACTTCTACCGTGGCTACGCCGAGGGCCGGTTCCGGGCGGGCGGTGAGGTGGCGACGGCCGACCGGCTGGACCCGGACCTCCGGGACGGCCGGGTCCACGCGTGGCTGGCCGACGGCATCCCCGTCAGCGTCGCGAAGACCTCCACGCGGGCGTACGAGAACTGCCTGGACCACGGGGAGCGGCGCCCAGACCGCCTGCGCATCGACGTGGTGCTCAACGACACGGAGATGATGGAGGAACGCCCGGTGGCGGACATCTACCGTCGGCGGGCGGCCGACCTCCCGGTCGACGTGACGGTCCACGAGTCGCTCTCGCGGGCCGGCCTCGCCGACGTGTTCGAGTCCGAGACGGACCTCGTCCACTACGTGGGCCACTGCGAGGTGGCCGGCCTGCAGTGTACGGACGGGTCGCTCTCGACGGCCGGACTGGACGTGGGCGCCCGGACGTTCTTCCTCAACGCCTGCGGGTCGTTCCGCGAGGGGCTCTCGCTGGTCGAGGGGGGCGCGGGCGCGGGGGCCGTGACGCTGACGCGCGTCCTCAACGACCACGCGGCCACAGTGGGGACGACGTTCGCCCGTCTCCTCGTGAACGGGTTCGGCATCGAGCGGGCGCTCTCGCTGGCGCGTCGCCAGATACTGATGGGGCAGGACTACGCCGTCGTCGGCGACCCGACCTACTCGTTCGCCCCGGCACACGGTGA includes the following:
- the glyA gene encoding serine hydroxymethyltransferase; translation: MPSDSPYSRVREADAAVADALTGELNRQRDTLAMIASENHVSPAVLEAQGSTLTNKYAEGYPGKRYYAGCEYADEVEELAIERAKELWGAEHVNVQPHSGTQANMGVYLAVLDPGDKILSLDLNHGGHLSHGHPANFAGQLFEVEQYEVNAETGYIDYDGLHEHAEAFEPDIIVSGFSAYPREVEFERVQAAADAVGAYHLADIAHITGLVAAGVHQSPVGVADFVTGSTHKTIRAGRGGIIMCDEEYASEIDGAVFPGAQGGPLMHNVAGKAVGFAEALEPEFETYAQQVVDNAETLGETLASHGLSLVSEGTDTHLVLVDLRESHPDLTGGEAEDALAEAGIVLNANTVPAETRSPFDPSGIRAGTPALTTRGMGEAAIRQVGDLIYRVVDNVDDEDVIAEVSDEVSELCEVYPLYEDL